AGTAATACATCACCTAAAGCTTCAAAAAAAGTAGTAGAACTGCTTTTTACCTTGCTACTATATTTTTGATAATCTACATTTTTTACAGTATCGGCTACACCATCAAACCCTTCTTTAATTTTCTTTTCGATGTTACTGATATTAACAGCTTCACCTTTCATTGCCAAAAAATCAGCTGTTGTTTTTGCTTCTGGTACAAAAATCCAAAATGCGATATAGATTAGAACAAAAGCTCCACTAGAAAAAATAGTAAACAATACCCAGGCTAATCTAATCCAAATTGGTTCAATCCCCAGATAGTGACTTAAGCCAGAGCTTACTCCTCCAACATAAGAGCTTGTAGTATCTCTAAATAACTGTCTTGATGTTTTCGTTTTTTGATATGATGTGTTTGGTTCATCCTCAAAGATTTCTTCATCTAATCTATAATCTTCTGGTTGCCCCATTACAGCAATTACTTCTTCTACTTCTTTGTTTCCGATAACCTGTCGTTCATCCTTTATTTTTTCACTGAACAATTCTGCTATTCTGGCTTCTATATCAGATATAATCTCATCTCTCCCTTGCGAATCGGTAAATGAGCGTTTTATAGCGCTGAGATAGCGTTGCAGTTTTAAGTAAGCGTTTTCGTCTATATGAAAAAATATGCCTGCTAAATTTATATTAACTGTCTTATTCATTTTACTTCTTTTTTTGTTTGGTTACCAGATTTACAGCATTCCGTAATTCGTCCCAAGTGGTATTTAATTCGCTAAGAAACAATTTTCCTGTTTCTGTGAGTCCGTAATATTTTCGTGGTGGCCCTGATGTAGATTCTTCCCAGCGATAACTCAGTAATCCAGCGTTTTTGAGTCTAGTTAATAGGGGATATATCGTGCCTTCTACCACAAGCATCTTTGCGTCTTTAAGGGTCTCTAAAATTTCAGCTACATAGGCATCATCGTCCTTAAGGATAGAAAGTATGCAATATT
The sequence above is a segment of the Aquimarina spinulae genome. Coding sequences within it:
- a CDS encoding PadR family transcriptional regulator — translated: MKIENTKAQMRKGVLEYCILSILKDDDAYVAEILETLKDAKMLVVEGTIYPLLTRLKNAGLLSYRWEESTSGPPRKYYGLTETGKLFLSELNTTWDELRNAVNLVTKQKKK